A single Rhinolophus ferrumequinum isolate MPI-CBG mRhiFer1 chromosome 20, mRhiFer1_v1.p, whole genome shotgun sequence DNA region contains:
- the LOC117012286 gene encoding EF-hand calcium-binding domain-containing protein 1-like: MDQKALRKLVESISKTVKSFKKSEVECLIRLFHSLVERDDVRLHNNVLDRNTFRATLHNLFGMTDDMLMKRVFFAFDKNDNCMNVKEWIKGLSVFLRGTFEEKLKFCFKVYYLNSDGYISREEIFDMLKNSLHQQSSEKETDGGIEELVEKMLKKMDYDNDGKISFAVFEKAVKEETLLLEVFGQCLPEAKICLDFEALAFTHPDF, from the exons TCAAAAAAAGTGAAGTAGAGTGTCTCATAAGACTTTTTCACAGCTTGGTGGAAAGAGATGACGTAAGACTTCATAATAATGTACTAGATCGCAACACATTTCGAGCAACCCTGCACAACTTATTTGGAATGACTGATGATATGCTAATGAAGAGGG tattttttgcaTTTGACAAAAACGATAACTGCATGAATGTAAAAGAGTGGATTAAAGGATTATCAGTGTTTCTTCGAGGGACTTTTGAAGAAAAGCTGAAGT tctgttttaaagtttattatttgaaCAGTGATGGTTACATTTCTCGAGAGGAAATATTTGACATGTTGAAGAACAGTCTACACCAACAGTCATCTGAAAAAGAAACTGATGGAGGAATAGAAGAGTTGGTAGagaaaatgctgaagaaaatg GATTATGACAACGATGGCAAGATATCTTTTGCAGTCTTTGAAAAAGCAGTGAAAGAAGAAACTCTTTTGTTGGAGGTGTTTGGACAATGTTTACCAGAAGCAAAG ATTTGTCTTGATTTTGAAGCCCTGGCATTCACACATCCTGACTTTTAG
- the RBM48 gene encoding RNA-binding protein 48 isoform X4, with protein sequence MRHAGQISGGATASCCQDHFVTKKKLVSEHKDTKDFRQDFHSEKSGFCAAGNAGPCLPYSCDLPLCYFSSKCTCLSREHVDEASNSFQEGRNLGETVGHCNHNDTLQKMQMKTFKNSVACPGAQNAITPSEAVDRFMPRTTQLQERKRRRENDRKLGTFLETSLSSNEVMIGPLLPDIPKVDMHDDSLNTTANLIRNKLKEVVSSAVPNPPEDKLEGVHTSHPLKQRRRI encoded by the exons ATGCGACACGCGGGCCAAATATCGGGAGGGGCGACGGCCTCGTGCTGTCAAG ATCATTTCGTGACAAAGAAGAAACTGGTTTCAGAACATAAAGACACAAAAGATTTTCGACAGGACTTCCATTCCGAGAAATCGGGATTCTGTGCAGCTGGAAACGCAGGTCCTTGTCTTCCTTATTCTTGTGACTTGCCTTTATGTTATTTCTCCTCAAAATGTACATGTTTGTCAAGAGAGCACGTGGATGAAGCATCGAACTCTTTTCAGGAGGGTAGAAACCTTGGTGAAACAGTGGGGCATTGCAACCACAATGACACTCTGCAGAAAATGcagatgaaaacttttaaaaattcagtggcCTGCCCTGGTGCACAGAATGCTATTACTCCTTCAGAGGCAGTTGACAGATTTATGCCTAGGACAACACAACTGCAGGAGcggaaaagaagaagagaaaatgatcgTAAACTTGGAACTTTTCTTGAAACAAGCCTGAGCAGTAATGAAGTTATGATTGGGCCTCTTTTACCAGACATACCTAAAGTGGATATGCATGATGACTCATTGAATACAACTGCGAATTTAATTCGGAATAAACTTAAAGAG GTGGTTTCATCTGCTGTGCCAAACCCTCCAGAGGACAAGCTAGAAGGTGTACATACAAGTCATccattaaaacaaagaagaagaatataA
- the RBM48 gene encoding RNA-binding protein 48 isoform X2, producing the protein MASSGGELGTLFDHHVQKAICDTRAKYREGRRPRAVKVYTINLESRYLLIQGVPAVGAMKELVERFALYGAIEQYNALDEYPAEDFTEVYLIKFVNLQSARTAKRKMDEQSFFGGLLHVCYAPEFETVEETRKKLQERKAYIARITKNKDHFVTKKKLVSEHKDTKDFRQDFHSEKSGFCAAGNAGPCLPYSCDLPLCYFSSKCTCLSREHVDEASNSFQEGRNLGETVGHCNHNDTLQKMQMKTFKNSVACPGAQNAITPSEAVDRFMPRTTQLQERKRRRENDRKLGTFLETSLSSNEVMIGPLLPDIPKVDMHDDSLNTTANLIRNKLKEVVSSAVPNPPEDKLEGVHTSHPLKQRRRI; encoded by the exons ATGGCGTCGAGTGGTGGGGAGCTGGGGACCTTATTCGACCACCACGTCCAAAAGGCTATATGCGACACGCGGGCCAAATATCGGGAGGGGCGACGGCCTCGTGCTGTCAAG gtatatacaATTAATTTGGAATCTCGGTACTTATTAATACAAGGAGTTCCTGCAGTGGGAGCAATGAAGGAATTAGTTGAGCGATTTGCTCTGTATGGAGCAATTGAACAGTATAATGCTCTAGATGAATACCCAGCAGAAGACTTTACAGAAGTTTACCTTATTAAATTTGTGAATTTACAAAGTGCAAG GACAGCcaagagaaaaatggatgaaCAGAGTTTCTTTGGTGGATTGCTTCATGTGTGCTATGCTCCAGAATTTGAGACAGttgaagaaactagaaaaaaattacaagagagGAAGGCTTATATAGCaagaattactaaaa ataaaGATCATTTCGTGACAAAGAAGAAACTGGTTTCAGAACATAAAGACACAAAAGATTTTCGACAGGACTTCCATTCCGAGAAATCGGGATTCTGTGCAGCTGGAAACGCAGGTCCTTGTCTTCCTTATTCTTGTGACTTGCCTTTATGTTATTTCTCCTCAAAATGTACATGTTTGTCAAGAGAGCACGTGGATGAAGCATCGAACTCTTTTCAGGAGGGTAGAAACCTTGGTGAAACAGTGGGGCATTGCAACCACAATGACACTCTGCAGAAAATGcagatgaaaacttttaaaaattcagtggcCTGCCCTGGTGCACAGAATGCTATTACTCCTTCAGAGGCAGTTGACAGATTTATGCCTAGGACAACACAACTGCAGGAGcggaaaagaagaagagaaaatgatcgTAAACTTGGAACTTTTCTTGAAACAAGCCTGAGCAGTAATGAAGTTATGATTGGGCCTCTTTTACCAGACATACCTAAAGTGGATATGCATGATGACTCATTGAATACAACTGCGAATTTAATTCGGAATAAACTTAAAGAG GTGGTTTCATCTGCTGTGCCAAACCCTCCAGAGGACAAGCTAGAAGGTGTACATACAAGTCATccattaaaacaaagaagaagaatataA
- the RBM48 gene encoding RNA-binding protein 48 isoform X3, with protein sequence MDEQSFFGGLLHVCYAPEFETVEETRKKLQERKAYIARITKNKDHFVTKKKLVSEHKDTKDFRQDFHSEKSGFCAAGNAGPCLPYSCDLPLCYFSSKCTCLSREHVDEASNSFQEGRNLGETVGHCNHNDTLQKMQMKTFKNSVACPGAQNAITPSEAVDRFMPRTTQLQERKRRRENDRKLGTFLETSLSSNEVMIGPLLPDIPKVDMHDDSLNTTANLIRNKLKEVVSSAVPNPPEDKLEGVHTSHPLKQRRRI encoded by the exons atggatgaaCAGAGTTTCTTTGGTGGATTGCTTCATGTGTGCTATGCTCCAGAATTTGAGACAGttgaagaaactagaaaaaaattacaagagagGAAGGCTTATATAGCaagaattactaaaaataaag ATCATTTCGTGACAAAGAAGAAACTGGTTTCAGAACATAAAGACACAAAAGATTTTCGACAGGACTTCCATTCCGAGAAATCGGGATTCTGTGCAGCTGGAAACGCAGGTCCTTGTCTTCCTTATTCTTGTGACTTGCCTTTATGTTATTTCTCCTCAAAATGTACATGTTTGTCAAGAGAGCACGTGGATGAAGCATCGAACTCTTTTCAGGAGGGTAGAAACCTTGGTGAAACAGTGGGGCATTGCAACCACAATGACACTCTGCAGAAAATGcagatgaaaacttttaaaaattcagtggcCTGCCCTGGTGCACAGAATGCTATTACTCCTTCAGAGGCAGTTGACAGATTTATGCCTAGGACAACACAACTGCAGGAGcggaaaagaagaagagaaaatgatcgTAAACTTGGAACTTTTCTTGAAACAAGCCTGAGCAGTAATGAAGTTATGATTGGGCCTCTTTTACCAGACATACCTAAAGTGGATATGCATGATGACTCATTGAATACAACTGCGAATTTAATTCGGAATAAACTTAAAGAG GTGGTTTCATCTGCTGTGCCAAACCCTCCAGAGGACAAGCTAGAAGGTGTACATACAAGTCATccattaaaacaaagaagaagaatataA
- the RBM48 gene encoding RNA-binding protein 48 isoform X1 — MASSGGELGTLFDHHVQKAICDTRAKYREGRRPRAVKVYTINLESRYLLIQGVPAVGAMKELVERFALYGAIEQYNALDEYPAEDFTEVYLIKFVNLQSARTAKRKMDEQSFFGGLLHVCYAPEFETVEETRKKLQERKAYIARITKNKDHFVTKKKLVSEHKDTKDFRQDFHSEKSGFCAAGNAGPCLPYSCDLPLCYFSSKCTCLSREHVDEASNSFQEGRNLGETVGHCNHNDTLQKMQMKTFKNSVACPGAQNAITPSEAVDRFMPRTTQLQERKRRRENDRKLGTFLETSLSSNEVMIGPLLPDIPKVDMHDDSLNTTANLIRNKLKEVVSSAVPNPPEDKLEGVHTSHPLKQRRRI; from the exons ATGGCGTCGAGTGGTGGGGAGCTGGGGACCTTATTCGACCACCACGTCCAAAAGGCTATATGCGACACGCGGGCCAAATATCGGGAGGGGCGACGGCCTCGTGCTGTCAAG gtatatacaATTAATTTGGAATCTCGGTACTTATTAATACAAGGAGTTCCTGCAGTGGGAGCAATGAAGGAATTAGTTGAGCGATTTGCTCTGTATGGAGCAATTGAACAGTATAATGCTCTAGATGAATACCCAGCAGAAGACTTTACAGAAGTTTACCTTATTAAATTTGTGAATTTACAAAGTGCAAG GACAGCcaagagaaaaatggatgaaCAGAGTTTCTTTGGTGGATTGCTTCATGTGTGCTATGCTCCAGAATTTGAGACAGttgaagaaactagaaaaaaattacaagagagGAAGGCTTATATAGCaagaattactaaaaataaag ATCATTTCGTGACAAAGAAGAAACTGGTTTCAGAACATAAAGACACAAAAGATTTTCGACAGGACTTCCATTCCGAGAAATCGGGATTCTGTGCAGCTGGAAACGCAGGTCCTTGTCTTCCTTATTCTTGTGACTTGCCTTTATGTTATTTCTCCTCAAAATGTACATGTTTGTCAAGAGAGCACGTGGATGAAGCATCGAACTCTTTTCAGGAGGGTAGAAACCTTGGTGAAACAGTGGGGCATTGCAACCACAATGACACTCTGCAGAAAATGcagatgaaaacttttaaaaattcagtggcCTGCCCTGGTGCACAGAATGCTATTACTCCTTCAGAGGCAGTTGACAGATTTATGCCTAGGACAACACAACTGCAGGAGcggaaaagaagaagagaaaatgatcgTAAACTTGGAACTTTTCTTGAAACAAGCCTGAGCAGTAATGAAGTTATGATTGGGCCTCTTTTACCAGACATACCTAAAGTGGATATGCATGATGACTCATTGAATACAACTGCGAATTTAATTCGGAATAAACTTAAAGAG GTGGTTTCATCTGCTGTGCCAAACCCTCCAGAGGACAAGCTAGAAGGTGTACATACAAGTCATccattaaaacaaagaagaagaatataA